gcagcaaagTGAAAGTAACTTCTCAGTCCAGGGCAAACAAGTTCCAATTATAGATAGAATTTGTATAGTTGCACCTCGGCTGACAggcatgtttgttgttgttttagtttgGTATTGCTATGATAGTCAAACCACTAAAACCTGCCTCACTCTGCTTCTCATCTGTATCCACAGGAGCTGTGGAATATGCAGAAAATGAGCTACTTCTCCCCGCTGCTCCTTGTCTGCTTGGACTTGTGCGTGGTGTACGCTGTGCGCTTGGCGCAGCTCTCACCTCTCCTCACCCCGCATCCCTTCCTCACCCTGTGGGGAGGAGGAGTGATCCGGGCCTGCCTCCTcatctccctcactctctcttacCCTGGATGCCTGCCGTGGATGAGGAGCCTCGCGGGCCTCCAGAGCGTAGGGGTTCTCTGCTTCGTCTTCCCAGTGTACACCACTCTTCTCTGGTTTCTGGAGCAGTGCACCATGGAGGAGCTTTGGGGGTGGCACTCGTGGGAAAAGGTGGGTGGCAGTGTTTGTCAGTTTCCATTTGTCAGTTTCTTGTTGTAAAGGCTGAGACCGGCTGACAGTGACTCTTAATACAATCATTCCTCACAACTTGAGTCATTTTTAGACGATTATTAACTTAATTTCCAactattttaagtttttttattGCATAATCAAAacaggttttctgatttttcagcttcttaaatgtgcatacagtgtttttttcactcCATGTTACAAAGCTGTTATTAAAGCTGAATAATTTTGGGTTGTGGTGGACACAACAAAACATTGGCGAAACATCATCGTTTCAAGGTCTGGGAAataccaatcaacattttctggcaatGTCTGGACCAATCAAACCAAGTAATTGATGAATTGagaaaatttatttattttttattaatttatgaaaataattgcagggtccccacgggtccttgaaatctcCCTAGCaaagatgatgttctcaaaagtcttgttgtgtccacaaaccaaaatgaatcagttttaatgatttgtttgttatatggagcaaagaaaccagaatatgGACATCTTAATTTTGaatctttttctctttgtgggTGCAGGTCATTCAGGGTTACGGCGTGACCGCCGTGGCCTGGCTCTACTGGAGCAGATACGTGTCGTCTCTTTTGACCTCCTCGGGTCAATACGTCGCGTCCCTGTTCATGAAGAAGCCCTCGGTGAAACCTGAAGAAGACACCGTGACCATTCTGAAGCGGCTGCTGGAATACTTGATGCCCTACTCCTGGCGCTTTGTTGTCGTGTTAACATGCGTGATTCTTGCGAGTTATGGTAAGTGCGCCACcgctgtcatttttttatagAGTTATCATGCAAATATGACATTATGGTCATCTACATCCTGTTGTTAATGTGCCGCTAAATTGGGCTGCAACAACTACCTGATTAATTGGTTATTAAATTAATCAAAcaactatttttataatcagTTTTACAGTCGGTTTTACACATTCATCaatctttcagcttcttaaatgtaaacatttttcagttttctttgctccaaatagcaaaaacatgtattaaatctgaataatttttgtttgtagatttgaaaacatcaccattttgaagtttgggaaacaatgatcaacatttttgtggACAAACGATCAGTTAATCTGGACCATAAGCGACAGATTatctgattatgaaaataattgttagttgcagccctggtcTATCCTGTACCCATAATGTTTATCTTCCAGGGGTTGTATTGACAATAACTGTTAATGgaagaattcttttttttttacaatatgtgATATGATCTGCTCTCAGGTGAGATGGCTATTCCTCGGTACAGCGGTCGTGTCGCTGAGTGGATCGATAAAGAGGAAGCACCTGACGCTTTCACAGAGGCCATTACGATCATGGCGCTAATGACCATTGCTGGGTAAGATAATAGATAGATTGTGTTTCTATCTCTGGACTGGGGGTTTTTGAAGGAAAGAGGCATTTTTTAGGGAGTGTTTTAGGTTATTGTTAACATTTcagcattaaaatgtgtaaaattgaCAAGACTACGGTAATTGACTTTTCATTTTGGTGGCACACACTGCTTCTTGTCGTCTTTTGTGTCTTtcgtttttcttcatttcatttgtcttaCTGCGCTTACTGTTAAGAACAGCTGTAACTAACAGTTATTTTAATAactgattcatctgttgattattttcttgattaatagATTAGCaaacattattcagttttaatgatttctttgttatatggaccaaagaaaactgaaaatgctcaaatttaagaagctgaaaaaacaacaacgattGATAAGTGACTactttaatatcttttttttttttttacaagattttgTCATAAATCTTCAGTTAAAAAGTAATTTTTATCATATAATTAGCTCAGCTTAAGTATAATTATGCTGTGGATTCTTTCTTCCTATGCAGTTTTTCaatcataataaaatatattacatgATTATACTTTAAACAGTACTAAAATCTACTGtgaaaactctttttttctgaaaattcAGAGTTTGTGCTGTAGTGTAATAATAACTACTTAATATATTTGTCTATTTCAGTGCTGTTCTTGAGTTTTTGGGTGACCTCCTGTACAACGCCACCATGAGCTACGTTCACAGCTCACTGCAGGGAAACGTCTTCCAGGCAGTGCTGAGACGGGAGATTAGTTTCTTTGATAGCAGCCCCACAGGTAAATCATGAACGACACAAAGTCTAAGTAAAGTTAAGTCAGTCACTGCAAGtaatttatggacaaaacaataacGCCTggctctcatctcatctcatctcaggTGAACTGGTGTCGCGCATCACCACTGATACCTACGAAATAAACGAGGCACTCAGTGAAGAACTAAGTCTTGTGATGTGGTACACGGCACGTTTCGGCTTTTTGTTGTACTTCATGGTGTACCAGTCGTGGAAAATGACCTTGCTCACTTGCTTGGCACTGCCAATCATCTGGGTCATCCCCGAACTCACCGGAAATTTCCACCAGGTAAACCCAAAATTCCCAGATTCCTCAAGAAATATACGCTCAGTAATCAAAAATTCGTTtgcatgcatttttttgtgGCTCAGACTtaactttgtcttttttgtctttgtatcaGACCATTGCTACACAGGTTCAGGAGGCTGTGGCCAAGGCCAACCAGGTAGCCACAGACACCTTCTCCTGCATTAGGACAGTGAGAAGCTTTGCTAATGAAGATGGTGAGACAGAGAAATACAGACAGCGGTTGAATGACATTTACAACCTCAACAAAACAGAATCGATGGCCTATGCAGCCTCTTCCTGGGCCAACAGCGTGAGTTTAATATTGACCTGCATTTGAATGTATTTGCAATCATTACTAAGCTTGTAACTTTAGCCTCTTTAAGACCCATTTCCTCAAAGCAGTACGGTTTGGCACATTTTGGTACAGTTCAATACAGTTCCATTTCATCACATACTATCACTTTCCCAGTGTCAAACATTGAGGTTACCAAAATAACTGCTACATCCATACTGTACCTTTGGTATGGTACAGCATTTTTGTCAGCTTTCTCTTAGGGTACCAAGCTATCAATCAAGCAACTAATCAACCAAGCAGGCAACAAACCAACCAAGCAGGCAACCAATCAACCAAGCATGCAGCCAACCAGCCAGCCAAGCAGGaaaccaaccaaccaagcaCGCAGGAAACCAACAAAGCAAGCAAGCTGGTTACCAAGCAAGGAGGCAACcagccaaccaaccaatcaaccaaGCAGGCAACCAAGCAACTAAGCAAGCAGgcaaccaaccaaccaagcTAATAAGCAAGCAGGCAACCAACCAAGCAAGCAAGCAGGCAACTAAGCAAGCAGGCAACAATCAACCAAGCAAGCAGCCAACCAAGCAGGAAACCAACTAACCAAGCATGCAGGCAACCAAGCAACTAAGCAAGCTGGTGACCAAGCAAGCAGGCAACCAATCGACCGTTCAAACAACCAAGCAAATTACCTACTAACCAACCAGACTGAATtcatatagcacctttcatacaaagCAGTGCAACTCAAAGTGATTCCCATAACAaggaacaacacaacacaaacaacaaaagcttTCCTTCATCTTGTGATAAACAACCACGTGTCAAGACAAAACCACACAGAGTGCAGGATGTCCCTCACTGTTGCTCTGTCTCTGAACATCGATGGAAGAGAATGCCGTcatcaatccaatccaattctatttataaagcacatttttaaaccacaggGTGGACCGAGGTGCAGTACATACAATGCAAATCAACAATAAGAGGGCTAATGAGGTCTAATCAAGACCCAAATGTCAGCCACAAAGCATCAAATTAGGGTTAAATGAGTCTTAGAATTCCTGTAATCTGAGCCCAGCATTAGTGGATTTAAAATACAGCTGGCACGCATGTTTGATGAAGTGAAAAACTGTCTTAATGTGCAGAATAAAATGCTAACCATGATTGTAAAATTTCTTTCATGTTCTCCCAGATTAACACTTTGGCCATGAAGGTGTTTATTCTGTACTATGGAGGGACTCTTGTGACCAGGGGGACAGTTAGCAGCGGAGACTTGGTGTCCTTCGTCCTGTATGAGCTACAGTTTGCCTCAGCTGTTGATGTGAGCTGCCTGCCAATAAGAACCTTATGGTTTTGTTCAAAGTTTGCTGAATTTTTGCTTGACCTTCATGGGTACTTCTCTTCCAGGCCGTCATCAGGTGTTACCCAGAGGTGAGGAAGGCAATTGGTCGATCTGAAAAGATCTTTGAATATTTGGATCAGAAACCTCAAGTGCCAGCAGAGGGAACTTTGGCTCCTGAAAATCTCGAAGGACGCATTCAGTtcaaaaatgtcagattttCATACTCTGGcagcacagatgaaaacaaaattgtTCTTAAGGTATGTGTGGATTTGTGTTGAGCTCCTAGTTACAGTTCCGACTGATTTCCTCTCATCATACGTAAACATATTACTCTTTCACACCAGGATGTGTCTCTGGAGTTAAAGCCAGGCCAAATCACCGCTCTTGTGGGCCTCAATAGAGCAGGAAAGTCCACCTGCGTTAAGCTGCTGGAAAGGTTTTACCAGCCACAAGCAGGCGAGATCCTCCTGGACGGGAAACCGCTGACAAGCTACACAAACCAGTTCCTACATGACAAGGTGGGTGCGAACGTGATGTGTTCCACTTTGAGAGGAAGGAATCTTCAGTTCTGCCACATGAGTTAGCCTCTGACTCTCTTTACTGCGGGTGGAGAGCTGGTCTGGCTGGAGAGAAGCACttagtttaatcgagctaaggcccgtagtccgactaagacaggaaatcggacaacttgccgagtccaAGTATACATGCGTGTGTCCTGTGTCCCTGAAGATGGGTTTTGCTTTCATCGCTCCCTCATTTTACGATTCAGTCTCGCTGTTATtcttcaactgttttttttttataacgtACATTTTATTCAACAAAGGTATCATTTAATTGTGCGTTTATGtaaatgaagacatgaagaaaacactgaCTTCTCAGCTGAAGCTGATCAAGTTCATGTTGagtgtttatggaaaaaaaaaaccccagaagaATCTTCGAGAAGTCTTTCTGGACTTTTCCATAAAACCAACTGTTCAATCCTTTTTCAGACCAGGAATCAAGGAGATTAACTACTGATTTAAAAAAGTACAATACTATACAATCCACAACTTGTAAAAGGGAGTAATTGACGtcctgagggttttttttagccATCACGCTGCAAGAAATTGACTATAATTCAAGATGGCAAATGTGTCAAGTTCTGCAGCCAAGACcagaacatgaaaatgaaattagAGCCCAGAGCTGTGCAAGAATGATTATATAGGGAAGGTGAATCACAATTTACTGAAAATGTTCTCCTCAGTGTTGACAATTATGCAGCTGTTGACTTTTCCTCTttatcctgtttgtttgtttgtttgtagatTGCCGTGGTGAGCCAGGACTGTGTGCTGTTCTCTTGCTCTGTGCGGGAGAACATCAAGTATGGCTACAGCCACGCGTCAGATGAGGAGATGTACAGGGCTGCCAAGCTGGCTAACGCCCATGAGTTCATCCTGGGGCTGCCGAATCAATATGAAACAGGTTCACATTGAGcttcctttttaatttttcatgttaattctctcttttttaaagggtttattGTTGTCTCCGAATATGAAAGACACTCATTGTTCCCTAAGGATGTCCATTAACTCATATGTCGTTGTGTTGCGTAGATGCCGGGGAGAGGGGAGGTCAGGTGTCTGGAGGCCAGAAGCAGCGCATTGCCATCGCTAGAGCTTTAATCAGAAATCCCCAAATCCTGATACTGGACAACGCCACCAGTGATTTGGACTCTGAGAATGAATACCAGGTAGGAAATTGCACTGTTCTTCAAATTCGACTAATTCTCTTTGAACTCTTTTTCTACATGTAACAAGTTGTGGTTGTACCTGACAGGTCCTGCAGGCTTTGTTGAACTATACCAACAACTGCTCCGTGCTGCTGATTTCCAACAAGATGAGCATTGTAGAGAACGCCAGTCACATCGCTGTGCTCAGTGAAGGGACCATAAAGGAGGAGGGCAGGCACGATGAGCTGCTGAAGAAAGACGGCCTTTATGCTGCCATGGTGAAAAAGAACAACATGGGCTTTCAACGTAAAGAGGAGAGCAGCGATGCCCAGTGATACCTTTGAGTTACACTCCACCCAATGAAGTCAAGGTAGTAAAGGATTgcggattaaaaaaaagtcaggactTGCGGGATCAAAACTTTAGCTGCGCTTCAATCTTTGAACTACAAGTACACGGTTCATTTTTGACCCTATTAGGCTGCATTCACAATatttaatcacagtttaaaaaTTTATGATTTCGGCTCCAGACCCCAAATATCGTAGAGCCTCGAAACAGAAAACATTGAAAACTTTTGGGCTGCATTTCATTTTGGACGGTTTAAACTGAGATCTTTGAGAACAATCAGTATGTTTCCACATACTGATTAAGTCGAGCTAAATCATGGCGCCAGTTTATAAAGACTAGCAGGGTAATCAGTTTATTGATTGAAGTGCTATGCTCGGCGGACGATATGCTTGGGGGTTTtctgtagagctgcaactaagtaatctgttgattattttcacgattaattgagtaatcgtttggtccataaaatgtcaggaaacgttaaaaaatgttgatcagtgtttgttccaaacgattaatcgattatcaaaatggttgaccattaatttagtaatggattaatctAGTCATTGTTTCAGTTTCTCATTTTCTGGTTGATCTATTACATTGCAGAGCAAAACAAGTTTAGCTGGTGGTTAGTTGGTACCATGTCAATTgccattctgtgtttttaaactaaaaatatttaaaggaatacttgacttaatttgcatttagctttgcattactagaataggggtagtatttttgaaaaattgtgcttcccaacctcagtttcccctgagtcgagaaatatcttcagtgaagtgttttaaatgtgtagtGTGCCTTAAGCCAGTTTAAggtaaattacattacattacattacattacatgtcatttagcagacgcttttatccaaagcaacttacaagggaattgagtacaacctgccaggggtggagctgaacttgcgaccatgatgtcttttgcacacagggtaccgatcttaaccactgagcttaCCCACCCCTGTAAATATGCAATAGTATCTCGACTGCAGTAGTATCTCGACTACCGATCGCATTCCAATCGAGAGTTTGTGTttccgtgcagaacaacgaGCGAGTATTGTTAAGCGAGAGAGAGCAACTGACtctgtgatgcctgggaaaatgaaaattccaacatCTCTGTCTCACGAAAGAAGattttgaccaagatcccaaaaaggacaatcacttgtccagatgcagagcgtgctgcaaatcaataaaagtctCTCTTACAAGTTGCTGTCCCATTTTATGCTGGGTCAGCACATTGGCCTTGATTtgggtcctggaaagtccttggaAATTTATGTCAACCGAGGTGTGCAACCCTGGTTAAACACAGTTACCAACATTTGCTTCCAGATTGGTTCTTATCTGCTAAAAATCGACCGTCAGCTGTGAACGAATAGTTTCTTTTCCGTGGCTCTAAGAACAGAAATCCTGATTCTCACTTGTTCGTAGTAATTTCTGAGACTAAGCAAACTATTTCAAAAGAGAGAATCAACTTCCTGCTTACCAGTGTAAATGCCTAAATGGTCTCATTTTTATCAGTATGGATGCAGATTACTTTCAGATAAAAACTTTCATTATACTTTTATTATACGTCTCTTAAGATGACTTAACTTCTCCACTCACCTTGGATGAAGGTGAAGTTGTACCTGAAATCCTTATTTCTTCTCAAATAAAATCCTTAGCCAGagtatatttattgtttgtgaaaatactgacacagtatttatatatgtagGACACAGTACTGAGTCACTGTTCTCTATTTCCCCCCAATGCACTGACAATCAGGGTTAAACTATATAAGGATTTTGtcatgatatactgtacatgcaaatCGTCCGAAGGACTATATTATATTCCATGCGCTGAGCTCTTTTTCTATTTGCCTACCATTATCATACTCTTTTGTCATCGTCCGCTTCCATAATATCGCCAGGTTGGCCATCTGTGACTTTGCACTTTCTTTGACCCACTGACGAGAAGAGTTGAGGAACATTTGTTGGAGAACCGGCTTTATGTACTTGATGATCGTTGTGCACTATTTTTGCTTCATGCACTGTAGATGTAGATAAACATAGAAACAAATTTCATGTTGcaatattttgtttcttttaaattggTGTTTCTAAATATTTTTGCTGTATATATTTATCATTTGTCCAATGTTTTGTCCCCACCGTCCCTTTCCTTGTGTTGATCACTCTGTTGttatttgaatgaataaaatatttccTACAGTATTCGCCTCCTAAGTATTAACGTCTACAGTCTACCACCTTATTGAGTGGTTAGATTTTGGTAAATTGGTCATTTTGAGATTTGGTAAATTGgccactctaaattgaccataggtgtgaatgtgagagtgaatggtagtttgtctctatgtgtgtggccctgcgatggactggcgaactgtccagggtgtaaccccgCCCTATGTCagatgagattggcacagcaccccccacgatcctccagtggaggataaagcagtagatgatggatggatgcatggtcATTTtgagaatcagaaatactgtagtAGTCATGATGTAATTGTAGACATATGAATTCAAATTGTAGATACTCTCATATAATTCAAAAAAACGATTCTGACTTACATTATGGCTATTCAAAAGGTAACAAAattgtaataattataattaaattaaaatgtcaaaatgatggTGTCGAcatctgctgtttttatttaggCATTACATGTTAAAACTATCTATATTTGAAGATAATTTCGAGCCAAACTCTTCATTTTTGTGTTGCTAGTTGAACGTAGTGCGACGCCTTTTAACAATGAATCGCCAAGTTTGACCGTCCCGAAATTACCATTAATTACAGATATCTGCCATGTTATTTTGACTCTTTAAAATTCAAGTTTGGGATATCTTTAAATCTGCCAATTTGAAGATATCTATATTGTCCTTTTTAGAAATCTTTGAAAGTTTCAGATAGTCAGAATTGAAGTTGTAGATATCTCGAACTTTGAATTGTGACTAGTCATAATGACAGTGTAGATTTCTGAAACAGGGAATTAAGAGATTCGGAATTGTGGATATCCACAACTGAATTGTCCATATCTATGACAAAGCCCAATTACCCCATAcaaatgaatggcaaaagtgacgtAATTTTGACTTGTAAAAACGGAATTAGGGAACTGTAGTTTTGATTACAATTCATACTAGTCACAATGAAATCACTACTAGTCAAATTGACTAGTCAAAAATGTCTGTGATGGTAATTCCAGATCATCAAACTTAACCTTAATGTTAAAAAGGCTTGCCATGCAAGCCCCCATGCACATGAATAGCAAAGGTAGTTTGACTCGtactagtaaaaactgaattacggGTATCTAtaactgtagttttgactagtGTTAGAAGTTATCGTATCGTAGACGTAGCAGATATCGGTAGTAAATATCCTGTATCGCGACGTTAAAACGGCTTGCTGCTGCCAGCTGCCATTGTATTCACAAAACATGACGGAGAACAATATGTACCGACAGGGGATTGAGGAGGCGGGTACTCGGTTCGACAGACGTTTCCAAGAGCCAATCGGAGAGCAGACTTGTCCCAAACGTCACCGGAAATACGGGGCATTGCCACGTGGTGGGTTTATATAGCGTTAAGCGGAAGCATAGCGTCGCCATTTCGGTGCGGAGGAGCTCATCCGCGTCTCGCTGGgagtacaacaacaacaacatcgcTGGTGAAATTGGACCGAGACTAAAACTCCGCCTTCAACCCGATGGAAGCGGCCATCAACCCGCCTCACGACAGGTAACGTCTGCGGTGCTTTGTGGCCAGAATGACGACATTTGCTTTGAAAACGCTGCTGTGACTCGGAACCGGAGGATGGGGAATAATGTTTAATGTCATCTTCGCCGTTAGCTTATTGGTGACAACGCTAGCTTGCACAGCtagcttgttttgtttgtttattattttattaccgAACGTCACTGCAGGCGTTGTAAGTGTATAGACTTGTTTTAATATATGTGTTAGTTTAGCTTTTAGCTGCATAACTGTGTCTACGCGGGGAAGGTTTTTCACCGTTGCATATTCTCCGGCTCAGTCAGCCGGCGGCTCCCCCACCGGCTCGCTGTCATTCATTGAAAAGACATCCAGCTCACCCCGCTGCTCCGGTGGTCATCACAACAGAAATCTGTTTGCTAATACAATGCCCTCTATGCTTATACGGCTTTATTTCctaataaaacatataaatatatatgtatgtgtatatttatatttatatatgtgtatgtgtgtgtgtgtatgtatgtgtatgtgtatgtgtgtatatatatatatatatatatatatatatatatatatatatgtatatgtgtgtgtatttatgtatatgtatatgattATTTCCAATGACTGTTTGTAGCATCTGGTTAGTAAACGCCGGCTGTGGCAAAAATGACTTGGGTCTACTGAACGTTCCGTGTGTTGACCTTTGtataactacattttaaagcttcattatttatttagttgtgCGTTTTTGGACAGAAAATATTGGCCACTCGTTGCTGTCCTTGTTGCGGCAATGTTTACAAACAGTGAGGGGCGGGGCTTCCAAACCACGCGAAcctctgccgctgctgctgtctgtctgtccccttCCTGTGGTCTGCGGGCTCAAGCGTTGAGAGTTGTTTTGCGTTTTAACATTAGCACACGTTGATTCAGGGTAATATTAAATGGCAACGCTACTCACTGTAATGGAGCCGTGTGTTTACATCACAAGGTCGAAGAAGAGAGGACTCGGCAGATTCTTCTGTTTTCCCCCCCATGTGGAGATGCTAATGTGATTATGAATTCACTGACAGAGGTGTATGACTATGGCTGCGCTGTATATTGAAAAATATAATAGAAAGACTGCTTGAATAGCAACATCAATGTAGATGCTAGTTTTGTTTGGCCAGTAACTTTCCATTAagaattttctttaattttatttcataatgtCCTTGTATGGTATTTTGGCACATTTAACACAGAGAATTGAGAATATGGGATGATAA
The sequence above is a segment of the Solea solea chromosome 13, fSolSol10.1, whole genome shotgun sequence genome. Coding sequences within it:
- the tap1 gene encoding antigen peptide transporter 1, which gives rise to MQKMSYFSPLLLVCLDLCVVYAVRLAQLSPLLTPHPFLTLWGGGVIRACLLISLTLSYPGCLPWMRSLAGLQSVGVLCFVFPVYTTLLWFLEQCTMEELWGWHSWEKVIQGYGVTAVAWLYWSRYVSSLLTSSGQYVASLFMKKPSVKPEEDTVTILKRLLEYLMPYSWRFVVVLTCVILASYGEMAIPRYSGRVAEWIDKEEAPDAFTEAITIMALMTIAGAVLEFLGDLLYNATMSYVHSSLQGNVFQAVLRREISFFDSSPTGELVSRITTDTYEINEALSEELSLVMWYTARFGFLLYFMVYQSWKMTLLTCLALPIIWVIPELTGNFHQTIATQVQEAVAKANQVATDTFSCIRTVRSFANEDGETEKYRQRLNDIYNLNKTESMAYAASSWANSINTLAMKVFILYYGGTLVTRGTVSSGDLVSFVLYELQFASAVDAVIRCYPEVRKAIGRSEKIFEYLDQKPQVPAEGTLAPENLEGRIQFKNVRFSYSGSTDENKIVLKDVSLELKPGQITALVGLNRAGKSTCVKLLERFYQPQAGEILLDGKPLTSYTNQFLHDKIAVVSQDCVLFSCSVRENIKYGYSHASDEEMYRAAKLANAHEFILGLPNQYETDAGERGGQVSGGQKQRIAIARALIRNPQILILDNATSDLDSENEYQVLQALLNYTNNCSVLLISNKMSIVENASHIAVLSEGTIKEEGRHDELLKKDGLYAAMVKKNNMGFQRKEESSDAQ